Genomic segment of Kibdelosporangium phytohabitans:
GGGGCCGAGACCCGTGCCCGCCAGCGTGTACAGCGGGTGCAGCCGCTCCGGGCCGGGCACGGTGGCCAGCACACCGTGCACCCAGTTCAGGAACGCTTCCGCCTCGGTGGTGGAACCCAGCGACACCAACGCTTTCGCGGTCAGCGCGCCGTCACGCAGCCAGCAGTAGCGGTAGTCCCAGTTGCGGACGCCGCCGATCTCCTCCGGCAGCGAGGTCGTCGCGGCCGCCATGATGCCGCCGGTCTCGCTGTGGCACAGGCCACGCAGCGTCAGCGCCGACCGGACCACCAGTTCCCGCTCGACCTCGGGGAACTTCAGCGACTCCAGCCATTCCGTCCAGTACAGGTTGGCGCGCTTCTTGCGCTCGGCCTCCGGGATCGGGTCCGGTGCGAGGTCGTCCGTGCCGCACCGCAGTTCCAGCAGGACCGACTCGCCGTTCGGGCTGACGATCGCGCGGGCGGTGTCGTGCATGCCGTCCGAGCTGATCTCCCAGTCCACGCCGGGGGAGTGCAGCGCCATCGGGTCGGACGTGCCGACCACGCGCAGGCCGTTCTCGTTGCGCACCAGCTTGACCGGCACCTGGCCGAACTCCGGCCGCGGCGCGAACTCCACGACCGCGCGGCTGCTGCCGGAGATCGTGCGGATCAGGTCCGTGCGGTGCGGCTGGGCGTAGTGCTCGAGGTAGTCCGTGACCAGCAGGCCCGACCAGCGGGTCTCCACGGTCATCGTGCCGGGCAGGTAGCGCTGGCCCAGTGGCAGGCCGCCGCGCTCCGGCGTGACCGACAGGTGCCCGGCGCTGGGGCCGCCGAGCAGGTCGGCGAACACCGCCGCCGAGTCCGGCTCCGGGTGGCACAGCCAGGTGACGCGGGCTTCCGGCGTCAGCAACGCGACGGAGCGCTCGTTGGCCAGCATGGTCAGCCGCTCGATCGGGGTGGCCTGCTCGCCGTACAGCCAGTTGCGCCGCTCCTCCAGCAGGAAGGCGAGCATCGTCGCGACCGCTGGGGTGTCGTCGATGCGGAACTGGGCGAGCGTCTCGCCGCCGCCGACCTTGACGCCGAGGTCCGGACCGGACAGCCGGGCGAACGCCTTCTCGTCGGTCACGTCGTCGCCGACGAAGATCGCGGCCGTCGCGCCGATCTGGTGGCGCAGCACGTCGAGGGCGTGGCCCTTGTCGGTCTGCACGACGGCGAGTTCGATCACCGCCTTGCCCTCCGTGACCTGGACGCCGTCCCACGTGCACGGCCCGGTGCGGACGACCTCCGCGACGTGGTCGGCGACAGCCTGCTCGGCCCGCCGGTAGTGCACGGCGATGCTGGCGGGCTTGACCTCGAGGTGCACGCCTTCGGCGCCGTCGACCAGCCGCTCGAGCTCGGTCTCGACCCTGGCGTGCAGTTCCCGCGCCGGTCCGTTGAGCGAGTGCACGAAGCCGATGTCGAACTCGGATCCGTGGCTGCCGACGAGGTGGACCTCGGCGGGCAGCCGGGACATCGTCGCGAGGTCGCGCAGCGCGCGGCCGGAGATCACCGCGGTGGTGGTCTCGTGCAGTCCGGCCAGCGCACGCAACGCGTGCACGGATTCCGGCTGGGGCCGGGCTGTTTCCGGGTCTTCGACGATCGGTGCAAGCGTCCCGTCGTAGTCGCACGCCACCAACAGGCGGGGGGTGCGTGCGAGCTGAACGATCGCCCGCCTCAATTCGGCGGGGAGAGCCTCGGCAGTCACGCCTTCTCCTCGTGCTCCAGCGTGGCAGCCATTGCCACTATTCGGTGAAGTTACGATCTGAACTGATTCAGTTCAACCCCTGTGACCCCAGAGCCTCGAGGAACGACCGTGCCCAACGGTCGACGTCGTGGGTGAGGACCTGGCGTCGCAGAGCGCGCATCCTACGGCGACCCTCCGCTGGGTCGATCGTAAGGGCCGCATGCAGCGCGTTCTTCACCCCGTCAAGATCATGTGGGTTGACCAGGAACGCGCTGGTGAGCTCGGCCGCCGCGCCGGCGAACTCGCTGAGCACGAGTGAGCCGCCCAGGTCGTGCCTGCATGCCACGTACTCCTTGCACACGAGATTCATCCCATCGCGCACCGGCGTGACCACCATGACGTCCGCGGCCGAGAAGAACGCGACCAGCTCGCGCCGGTCGACGGACTGGTGCAGGTAGTGCACGACCGGGTGGCCCACCCGGCCGAACTCGCCGTTGATCCGGCTGACCACCTGCTCGATGCCCTGCCGCATCCGCTGGTAGTGCTCGACGCGTTCGCGGCTGGGGGTGGCGAGCTGGACCATGGTCACCTCATCGGGGTCGACCCTTCCCTCGATGAGCAGCTCGTGCAACGCGTGCAGCCGGACGTCGATGCCCTTCGTGTAGTCGAGCCGGTCGACGCCGAGCAGGATCTTGCGCGGGTTGCCGAGGTCGGCCCGGATCTGCTGGGCGCGCTGGATGGTGTCCCGCTTGCGGGCCGTGCCGTCCAGACCGGCCGAGTCGATCGAGATGGGGAACGCGCCGACCCGCACCGGCCGGTCGCCGACGTGGATGAGGCCGGGTCTGGTGCGCACGCCGACCGCGGCCCGGCTCGGTTCGAGACCGACCAACCGGCGAGCCAGCCACAGGAAGTTCTGGGCACCACCCGGCCGGTGGAACCCGACCAGGTCGGCGCCGAGCAGCCCGCGCACGATCTCCGTGCGCCACGGCAGCTGCATGAACAGCTCGACCGGCGGGAACGGGATGTGCAGGAAGAAGCCGATCCGCAGGTCCGGCCGCTGCTCGCGCAGCAGCGACGGGACGAGCTGGAGCTGGTAGTCCTGGACCCACACGGTCGCGCCCGGCGCGGCGATGGCGGCAGCGGCCTCGGCGAACCGGTGGTTGACCTTCACGTAGCTGTCCCACCACGCCCGGTCGAAGACAGGCGCCTCCACCACGTCGTGGTAGAGCGGCCACAGCGTGGCGTTGGAGAAGCCCTCGTAGTAGTCGCTGACGTCGGTGGCCGACAACGTGACCGGGACCAGCCGCAGGCCGTCGTCGTCGAACTCCTCCACGTCCACGTCCGGCACGCCCGGCCAGCCGACCCACGCGCCGCTCTTGGACCGCAGGAACGGCTCGAGCGCGCTGACCAGCCCGCCGGGGCTGTGCTTCCAGCGCTGCGTGCCGTCCGGTGCACGCTCGAGGTCAACCGGCAGCCGGTTGGCCACGACAATGAAGTCCGCACCACTGTTCACCGGGAGAGAGCCTCCTTGTGATGACACTGACCAACGACAGTAGTCAGTAATGCCGCCTACGCGCGTCCGGCAAACGGTCAGGTGGTAAGTCTCACTTAGACGACGTTGTCGTGAGCCTCCAGCCGCTGCCAGCCCGGACCGACGAGCCTGATGGCGCCGAGCCGACGTTCCAACTTACCGAGACTGCTGCGAACAGGCTGGGCCAGGTACTCGCCAAGCACAACACCAGCACCCAACGCCAACGCGATCCCAAGGGCCGTCATGAGCGTCACCACGCCGGTGGCGGTGTGGTCGACGGCGAGTTCGTACAGCGAGCGATACGTGGTCAACCCGGGGAACAAGGGGGTCATACCCGACACGGCGACCACCAATGGGGTGATGCGCAGCCGACGAGCCAGCACCCCACCGCAGAACCCGATCCCGGCGGCGGCGATGGCCGAAGCCACGATCGGCCCAGCCCCGCTCAGCACAAGCCCGCCGTAGCCCAGCGCACCGAGAGCGCCCGCAGCGCTCGCGACCATGAGCGAGCGCATGGTGGCGTAGCTCGCAAGCGCGAAGCACCCAGCCGCCGCAGCCCCAGCCACCGCCTGCAGCGGCAACCGCAGCGCAGTCGGCGGCAAGGCCTCAGCCATTGGCACCCTCGGCAAACCGACGGCGGTCGCAACGTTGAGCGCGAGGACAACCCCGCCAATGAGGCCCGCGGTCATCAACGCGACCTCCATGGCCCGACCAGCGGCGGTGACGTTGTAGCCCGTAATGGCGTCCTGCACGGCGCCAACCACACTCAGCCCGGACAGCAGGACTGTGATGGCAGCGGCGACCACGAGCGTGGGCGACTCCCCCAGCCACCCGGTGGACACAACGGCGAGCGAGCCACCGGTGGCCAACGCCCCACCGATGACCTGCTGGAAGAAGAACGGCAGGTTCCGCCGGTTGAGCACCCGCCCGATCCGGTCGATGACAGCGGTGATGACAGCGGCGACCAACGCCACCAACGGCCCACCACCGAGCAGAACGGTGACACTCGCCGCCATCCCGGCCCAAGCGGCGGTCGCGACCCAACGCGGATAGGGATGCCTCGCCGTAGTGATCCGCTCAAGCCGTTTGACGGCGTCGAGAGGCGTCACCCTGAACCGGGTGATGTCCCGAACGAGATGCTCGACAGCAGCAAGCCGCGTGTAGTCCAACCCCCGCGACCGCACAACGCGCATCGACGTGACAGGCGCGTGCTCCGGCCCACGGTGACAGCACGCGGTGATCGAGGTGAACGTCACGTCGACCTCACACTGATCAAGCCCGCAAGCGTTTGCGACAGCAATGATCGTCGCGGTGACATCAGACGCCCCGGCACCAGAGCTCAGCTGCACCTCACCAATCCGCAAAGCCAGGTCAAGCACAAGATTGACCACTGCCTCGTCGGGCACGAACTGTGCCACCACTACACCTCCTGCCGCGTGTTTCCCGCGTGGCATCGCACTGATGCACAACGGTGTTGCAGTGGTGTGCGTCACAAGCAGGTTTAGCCATGGGATGCACGACAGAAGCGCAACCAGGAGCCGGGTTGATTAACGGTTGGCCCCCCTGCTTACGATGTGCAGGAACGTCGCCGGTGTAGCTCAATTGGCAGAGCACTCGCCTTGTAAGCGAAAGGTTACGGGTTCGAGTCCCGTCACCGGCTCGACTCGTTCTCTCCTCTTCCCAGCCGGGGTTTGTCCGCCGGGGCCGAGCCCCAGACCTGGGGTGACGTCCACGCGAAGGGTTCAGCGGGCGTACACGGAGACGTGGCCCGAAGTCCATGGTCGCTCGGGGTTGGCTGCTTACGTTGCGCGGGAACGTCGAACGTAAGGAGTTTTCGGGTTATGGATCGCAGAGTGTTCATGGCGGCCGCGGCCGGTGGTGTGGCGGCAGCCGCCGTACCCGGGCAGGCTGAGGCGCAATCGGAAGCACAGGGGCTCTGGGGGCCGGCGGTTCGGTTCAACGTCATCAGCGACATCCAGGGGGACCTGGCGGACTTCGGACGGGCACTGGACGACCTGGCGGCGATCAACCCGGCAAGCGCCGGGCTGGGAATAGCCGGAGACATCACACCGCGCGGCTACGACTTCGAGTACGCCCAAGTCCGGCAGACCCTGGGAAAGCACCCGCGCCCGCGAAAAGTGGCGTGGGCGATCGGCAACCACGAGTTCTACGTGCCCAAGTGGCGGGACCCGGACACCCTCGCCCAGGAAACCTGGCCCAACGGCACGACAGAGGACTCGCTTTTCCGGAGCTTCTACAACTTCGCCGGCCGCAACACGGTGTACACGGAAACCTCGTTCGGCGGCATCCCCGTGCTGTGCCTGGGAACCGAGCGTTACGCCAAGTACCACGACCCCAAGTTGTGGGACGAAGTCTGGATCAGCGACCAGCAGTTCACGTGGCTCGAGCAGCGGCTGAGGTACTGGGCCGGTTGGCGCAAACCGGTGATGGTCCTGACGCACCACCCGTTGCCCAACACGGTCTCCGGCACGCACAACAAGCTGTACAAGTCCGATTACCTGCAGCCGGATCGGCTGTTGTCGATTCTCGGCCGCCACAAGGACGTGTTCCTGTTCTCCGGCCACACGCACTGGGATCTCAACCTGTCCGACTGGGTCGTGCGGCGCGTCGTGCCCGGTACCGGGAACCTCGAGGGCTTCACCGTGGTCAACACCGCCGCCGTGCAGACCGGCTGGGTGGACGACGGCAAGGGCGGTGAAGTGTCGCTCGGCGGCGCGTTCAACCAGGGGCTGCAGGTCGAGGTGTCGAGCCGGTCGGTCGTCATCAAGGCCCGTGACTTCACCACGCGCACCTGGCTGAAACAAATCACCGTCCCGCTGCACTCGTAAGCGAAAGGATGCGGGTTCGAGTCCGCTCGCCCCGTACGGTGTGGCATGCGTTTGCCGGATGGTCCCCAGTCGCGTGTGCTGCTGATCGGAGCGAGCCGGTTCGCCGACCCCGAGCTGACCGATCTGCCCGCCGTGCGCAACAACGTCGAGCACCTGAAGGCTCTCCTGTGCGGCAGTGCGGGTGCGGGGATACCGCCTGAGCACTGCACGGTGCTGCTCGACGACGAGGCGACGCTCGGGCAGATCGGTGAGCGCATCGAGCAGTACGCCGGCAGCGCGAACGACCTGCTGCTGATCTACTACGCCGGGCACGGCCTGATCGACGACGACGGCGAGTTCTACCTGTCGTTGCCTGCCACGCGGACCGCGCAGAAGCGGTGGACCGGCCTGCCGTACCAGTGGATCAGGGCGAGCATCGACAAGCGCCGAACGGTCGCGCGGAACCGCGTCGTGATCCTGGACTGCTGCTTCTCCGGTCACGCGATCGAGTCCATGTCGGACGCGGAAAGCGCGATCGTCGCCACGAC
This window contains:
- the otsB gene encoding trehalose-phosphatase — translated: MTAEALPAELRRAIVQLARTPRLLVACDYDGTLAPIVEDPETARPQPESVHALRALAGLHETTTAVISGRALRDLATMSRLPAEVHLVGSHGSEFDIGFVHSLNGPARELHARVETELERLVDGAEGVHLEVKPASIAVHYRRAEQAVADHVAEVVRTGPCTWDGVQVTEGKAVIELAVVQTDKGHALDVLRHQIGATAAIFVGDDVTDEKAFARLSGPDLGVKVGGGETLAQFRIDDTPAVATMLAFLLEERRNWLYGEQATPIERLTMLANERSVALLTPEARVTWLCHPEPDSAAVFADLLGGPSAGHLSVTPERGGLPLGQRYLPGTMTVETRWSGLLVTDYLEHYAQPHRTDLIRTISGSSRAVVEFAPRPEFGQVPVKLVRNENGLRVVGTSDPMALHSPGVDWEISSDGMHDTARAIVSPNGESVLLELRCGTDDLAPDPIPEAERKKRANLYWTEWLESLKFPEVERELVVRSALTLRGLCHSETGGIMAAATTSLPEEIGGVRNWDYRYCWLRDGALTAKALVSLGSTTEAEAFLNWVHGVLATVPGPERLHPLYTLAGTGLGPEAVIDTLPGYAGSRPVRVGNLANQQVQLDVFGPVVDLVAALSLARGKLTDDDWKMTNAMAEAVARRWEEPDHGIWEERHRPRHHVYSKVMCWLTIDRAITLAETYGRTPSPEWHPLRDKIAQDIVTKGWNDEVKSFTTAYDGTDLDAASLFVGLSGLIDPSDERFASTVTAIEAELRSGSTVYRYHRDDGLPGNEGGFHLCAAWMIEAYLLCGRRTEAEDLFAQMVDCAGPTGLLPEEYDPIAERSLGNHPQAYSHLGLIRCAQLLSAH
- a CDS encoding metallophosphoesterase family protein — translated: MDRRVFMAAAAGGVAAAAVPGQAEAQSEAQGLWGPAVRFNVISDIQGDLADFGRALDDLAAINPASAGLGIAGDITPRGYDFEYAQVRQTLGKHPRPRKVAWAIGNHEFYVPKWRDPDTLAQETWPNGTTEDSLFRSFYNFAGRNTVYTETSFGGIPVLCLGTERYAKYHDPKLWDEVWISDQQFTWLEQRLRYWAGWRKPVMVLTHHPLPNTVSGTHNKLYKSDYLQPDRLLSILGRHKDVFLFSGHTHWDLNLSDWVVRRVVPGTGNLEGFTVVNTAAVQTGWVDDGKGGEVSLGGAFNQGLQVEVSSRSVVIKARDFTTRTWLKQITVPLHS
- a CDS encoding alpha,alpha-trehalose-phosphate synthase (UDP-forming); the encoded protein is MNSGADFIVVANRLPVDLERAPDGTQRWKHSPGGLVSALEPFLRSKSGAWVGWPGVPDVDVEEFDDDGLRLVPVTLSATDVSDYYEGFSNATLWPLYHDVVEAPVFDRAWWDSYVKVNHRFAEAAAAIAAPGATVWVQDYQLQLVPSLLREQRPDLRIGFFLHIPFPPVELFMQLPWRTEIVRGLLGADLVGFHRPGGAQNFLWLARRLVGLEPSRAAVGVRTRPGLIHVGDRPVRVGAFPISIDSAGLDGTARKRDTIQRAQQIRADLGNPRKILLGVDRLDYTKGIDVRLHALHELLIEGRVDPDEVTMVQLATPSRERVEHYQRMRQGIEQVVSRINGEFGRVGHPVVHYLHQSVDRRELVAFFSAADVMVVTPVRDGMNLVCKEYVACRHDLGGSLVLSEFAGAAAELTSAFLVNPHDLDGVKNALHAALTIDPAEGRRRMRALRRQVLTHDVDRWARSFLEALGSQGLN
- a CDS encoding threonine/serine exporter family protein, encoding MPRGKHAAGGVVVAQFVPDEAVVNLVLDLALRIGEVQLSSGAGASDVTATIIAVANACGLDQCEVDVTFTSITACCHRGPEHAPVTSMRVVRSRGLDYTRLAAVEHLVRDITRFRVTPLDAVKRLERITTARHPYPRWVATAAWAGMAASVTVLLGGGPLVALVAAVITAVIDRIGRVLNRRNLPFFFQQVIGGALATGGSLAVVSTGWLGESPTLVVAAAITVLLSGLSVVGAVQDAITGYNVTAAGRAMEVALMTAGLIGGVVLALNVATAVGLPRVPMAEALPPTALRLPLQAVAGAAAAGCFALASYATMRSLMVASAAGALGALGYGGLVLSGAGPIVASAIAAAGIGFCGGVLARRLRITPLVVAVSGMTPLFPGLTTYRSLYELAVDHTATGVVTLMTALGIALALGAGVVLGEYLAQPVRSSLGKLERRLGAIRLVGPGWQRLEAHDNVV